A stretch of DNA from Candidatus Obscuribacterales bacterium:
TCGTCCCATCGGATTGTGCCGACAGCGACAGCGGCTCACGGGCAATCATTTGCGGCGGCACAGCCTGCACCTTACCCTCCGATGCAAGCTGGTGGTGATCATCAGCCCTATTCAGATCAGGATCGTCCTTCAGTGGCACCGGATCAGCAGAAGCGATCGCAGGCTGCAGGGCTTCCTTGGCTGCTAACGCCGCGATCGTATAAAGAACAGCGGTTGAGATACGCATAGAAACAAGATCGGTTGAGGGGACAGGTGTCATCATTGACACCACATTCATCACGAGAACGGATGGATCCGCTCGCTCTCTAAATCCAGTTGCAGATGATTGGGGTAGAGCACAGTAGTGATGGGAGAGACCCATCCATATCTCTCATCTCAGCCTGACGTTTGAACCAGGCCATTCCCTGACCGAAGGAGTATGGGCTATGTCTTGATACACCCTATAGAGTTTTCCATCAGGACGCTCCCTTAAGGGTTCTTGTGCCCAAGCTAAGGGCGGCAGGCAGTCATTCCTCCCATTAATCCAGGCTTAACCTATGGCCAATGCGCAATCAAGACGGGTGTAGTACACTGAAACTCAACTCCCAATTTCGTGACTCATCCTGTCTCTATTCGTTAGCATGTAAGGGTGATTAACTTGTACTATCCCTTACGGTCACTGAAGGAAGGACACTGGTTTAAGCTCATTTGTGGTGCAAGCTTCCAACACCTTCCTGCCATCCAAAATTTAGTCCTGGCCTATGCGCTGGCCGGAGCCGACTGTATTGATGTCGCGGCGGATGCGGCAGTGGTGGCGGCGGCCCGAGAGGCGCTCGACCGAGCTGGTCATCTAGTAGACGCCCAGTGGCAACGCGGCGATCGCCCCTGGGTGCGGCCTCTACTCATGGTCAGCCTCAACGACGGGGATGATCCTCATTTTCGTAAGGCAGTCTTCGACCCCAACACCTGCCCGTCCGATTGTCCTCGCCCCTGTGAAGCAATTTGTCCTGCTCAGGCGATCGCCTTCACTCCAGCCCAATCCGGCGTGATCGCCGAGCGTTGCTATGGCTGTGGGCGCTGTGTGCCCATCTGTCCCTTTGATACCATCTCGACCCAGTTCTATCGCTTCTCCCCCGCCGATCTCCTCCCCCTCGTCCTCAGCGGCATTGATGCCATTGAAATCCATACCCAGGTGGGGCGACGGGATGCCTTTGAAACCCTATGGCAGGCGATTGCTCCGGTGATACCCCATCTCTCCCTGGTGGCCGTGAGCTGTCCCGCTGGCGATGGAATTGAGAACTACCTGCGATCGCTCTATGCGGTGATGCAGCCCCAGCCGCCGGTGGTGATCTGGCAGGCCGATGGTCGGGCGATGAGCGGCGACATTGGCGATGGCACTACCCACGCCACCCTACGTTTAGGACAAAAACTGCTGGCCGCCGAGCTACCGGGCTATGTGCAGCTTGCCGGCGGCACCAATGGCTACACCGTGGAAAAACTGCGATCGCTCCACCTCTTGCCGCCGTTGTCTCCCACACCTAGCGATCGCGCCCCCTCGAAGGCGATCGCTGGCGTTGCCTACGGTAGCTATGCCCGCACCCTCCTATCTCCCGTGTTGGACACCCTCGACGCGATCGTGCAGGAACGGGCCAGTCCTTCTGTTATCCCAGAGTCTGGGGACGGGGGAGCGATCGCCCAGCTAGCATCTACACCCGCCTATCTGGAACAGTATCCTGCCTTGCTGAACCAAGCCATGACCCTAATTGACACCCTCATATCTCCCCTAAAAGGGCCTGGCGGCCCAGACCAGATGCAGCTAGGCAAGCGATCGCCCTATGTCGCCAAGCTGTAACCCAGATCAGGTACCGACTCCGTTGGTTACCCCGTAATTCACTCAGTGATCCCTAGTATCCCTAGGTTTTGCCCATGACTATCCCAAACCATGACGCACCATTCATTCCCTGTCTAAGGTCTCAGCCTTGAGATCGTCCGCCCTGTCGAGTCTCTCAACCTCACCCTATTAGCCACCTATGACATCCCACGGTCGTCCCTCTTCCAGTGCTTCGGATCCGCATCCTACCGCCCCCGAGAACCCAACCCAGCCCTCTGGCATCACCGATGACCTCGAACAACTGCTGGCCGTTCTCCCCCCCAGCATCCGGCAAACGCTCAGCCAGCATCCCCAGCGCAATTATTTGGTGGAAGTGGTGATGGATCTGGGGCGACAGCCAGAGGCACGCTTTCCCCAGCAAACCGAATACCTCTCCGAGGATGTCGTCTCCCAAGCGGACTTGGACTACTGCATTGAACGGGTCGGCAGCTTCAGCGGCGATAACCGAGCTGGCATCGAACGCACCCTGCATCGGATCAGCGCCATCCGCAATCGCCAAGGCACCATCATTGGGCTCACCTGCCGGGTCGGACGGGCCGTATTTGGCACTATTGGCATGATTCGCGATCTGGTGGAAACCGGTAAGTCAATTCTGATGCTGGGGCGGCCGGGGGTGGGCAAAACCACGGCACTGCGGGAAATTGCGCGGGTCTTAGCCGATGATCTCAACAAGCGTGTGGTGATCATCGATACGTCTAATGAAATTGCTGGCGACGGCGATATCCCCCACCCAGCTCTAGGCCGCGCCCGACGGATGCAGGTGGCCAAGCCGGAGTTGCAGCACCAGGTGATGATTGAGGCGGTGGAAAACCACATGCCTGAGGTGATTGTGATCGACGAAATTGGTACGGAGCTGGAAGCCTTGGCCGCCCGCACCATTGCCGAACGCGGGGTGCAGCTCGTGGGCACGGCCCACGGCAACCGCATTGAAAACCTGATCAAAAATCCCACCCTTTCCGATCTGGTGGGCGGCATCCAGTCGGTCACCCTGGGTGACGATGAAGCGCGGCGGCGCGGTAGCCAAAAGAGTGTCCTCGAACGCAAAGCACCGCCGACCTTTGATATTGCAGTGGAAATGCTGGAGCGCCAGCGTTGGGTGGTGCATGAGCAGGTCTCTGATACGGTGGACAATCTGCTGCGCGGTCGTTTGCCGGTGATGCAGGTGCGGGCGGTAGATGACCAAGGCAAGGTCGAGATCACCGAAGAGGTGCAAAGCCCGAGTAATCCTGAAATCTCCACCTATCGGCGATCGCGCCCCTCCGCCAGTCTGGGCAGTGAGGTTCCCCAAGTACGCGGCTGGCGTGCATCCGGCCAGATGTTACCGTTGCAAACCCAAGGGCGATCGCGGACGGTGCGATCGGTGCCCGCTGCGGCCCTCCCCTCCATGCGTTCTCCTGAGCATCAGCAGTTTGATCAATTGCTGCAAGAATCCCTCAGCGATCGCACCCTAGAGGATGAGGACGAAGCCCTCGTGGGAATGCCCACCGGCCCCAACGGGGAAGATCTGCCCCTGCATGTCTATCCCTACGCAGTCAGTCGCCAACATTTGGATCAGATTATCCACACCCTCAACCTGCCCATCGTCATCACCAAAGACCTCGACCATGCCGATGCCGTGCTGGCGTTGCGATCGCACCTGAAAAACCATTCCAAGCTGAAGCACATGGCCCAAGTGCGACAACTGGCCGTCTATGCGGTGAAGTCCAACACCATGCCGCAAATCATTCGCGCCCTCAAACGCATGCTCAAACTTGACGACCAAGGCATCAATGAACCCATTAACCTAAATCTCTTTTCCCGCAGCGGCGATGGTGACGAGATCGAGGCCTTAGAAGAAGCCCGCCTAGCCGTTGAGCAAATTGTCATCCCCAAGGGGCAACCGGTGGAACTACTGCCGCGATCGGCGAAGGTGCGCAAAATGCAGCATGAACTGGTGGAACACTACCGCCTCAAATCTTCTAGCTTTGGCGACGAGCCCAACCGCCGCCTGCGTATCTATCCCGCCTAGGGCATTGAGTATGTTCCGCACCATGGTTATGGAGGTTCAGACCCTGTCCCGAGAGCATTCCCTTGCTCAAAACAACTTCACCTAGCTCTTGGAGCTGTTCCCAGAGATGTGGCAGGCATCCATGCGGGAAAAAAGCACCCAGCACCACCAATCTACGACCCCAACCAAGACACAGGCCTTGGCTGGCAGATGCCCGCGCACGGCTGTTAGATCAAAGACCACATCTTGGTAGTAGATCCAGCGATTTTTCACCCGCCAGCCCACGCGATCGCCAAACTGCTCCCAGATTTGATCACCGGGATAGTCGCCATCCAGCTTCGCACCACAATCTACATACAGCGATTGCTGAACACTAAAGCCAAAATGCCCTTGGCTGTAGGTCGTCCATAGTTGATCAATCGTGCGTAGATCCGTGCAGGGAAACCCCCGGAGTTGCTCCACCCGCATCCAGTCCCCCTCTTTCCGTCCCACGCATTTGAGCATGACCCGGTAGGTTTCATCATCCGCCGCCTGCCAGTTGCCCGCCTGGAGCAAATCGCGTAGAGGTCGATAGTCCACCCCCTTTTTAGACTGGAGGGGATCCAGGGTGAGGCTGCTTGGCGCAGGGACTTGAATTTGGCTGAGGGGTAGGTTTTGTTGTCCATCCAAAGTCAACCGCTGTAGGGCATTCAGATCAGCGATGGTCACCCGCAGCAGCCCATCTGCAAATTCCAACACCGCACATTTCTGGCGTCGCCCTTGCTCCGTCAAATATTCCGATCGCAAAAAACGACCAATGCCATGGCCTTGGTGAACCACATAATCTCCCGGATGGAGATCATTAAGATCCATCAGATCCGTAGGAGCCGCCACGGCTGCATCAAGTCGATCGGCAGAACTGGTGTGAGCCACTGCTTTGCGCGCAGGTTTCAGCACTTGCATAGACAGCTCCGTCATCACCTGCTGCTCAATGATCGTCACCTCTTCATCCCGTAAACTCAGGGCCGCCTGGATGCGCTTGAGTTTCGTCCGGGCGCGATCGGTGAGCAAGTAGCCTTGCTTGAGGGCAATTTTCAGGGCTGTTGCATAATAGCGAGCCCGTTCCCGCTTGCGCAGTCGATAGGGTTCTTGCAGATCTTGAAGAATGCGCGCCGCTAACTCAATGGGCACATTTAAATTGGCACGCTCTACCTCTAGATAGTGGCGATCGAGATCATCAATCTCGCCGTCATTTTCCTTCAAGACCTGGGTCACCAGTTGACGGTAATCCCCTACCACATCCTTCAGTTCTGCCCGAGCAATGGGAATACGATAGCCCTCT
This window harbors:
- a CDS encoding GUN4 domain-containing protein encodes the protein MRWFVRLQGRYPCSQLNNEGFEMSGRRLALLVGVSDYGAGYEPLPGTLADLAQMQAVLKDPHRGSFEVKVLQNPNPQELREAVEHFFGGRRRDDVLLFYFSGHGALDNSTGSQLYLSTCQTRKDGQRLVESSAVEAAWLHRHLMSSRSDQKVVILDCCFSGAVANLLQKGDDSINLQQLKSKGTVLLASCNAYEVSYQAKEESSTKQAQSLYTRYLIEGIQTGAARLGKTEWIYAQDLHDYARQRFQTELASAPEPQIIVVEKEGYRIPIARAELKDVVGDYRQLVTQVLKENDGEIDDLDRHYLEVERANLNVPIELAARILQDLQEPYRLRKRERARYYATALKIALKQGYLLTDRARTKLKRIQAALSLRDEEVTIIEQQVMTELSMQVLKPARKAVAHTSSADRLDAAVAAPTDLMDLNDLHPGDYVVHQGHGIGRFLRSEYLTEQGRRQKCAVLEFADGLLRVTIADLNALQRLTLDGQQNLPLSQIQVPAPSSLTLDPLQSKKGVDYRPLRDLLQAGNWQAADDETYRVMLKCVGRKEGDWMRVEQLRGFPCTDLRTIDQLWTTYSQGHFGFSVQQSLYVDCGAKLDGDYPGDQIWEQFGDRVGWRVKNRWIYYQDVVFDLTAVRGHLPAKACVLVGVVDWWCWVLFSRMDACHISGNSSKS
- a CDS encoding R3H domain-containing nucleic acid-binding protein; its protein translation is MTSHGRPSSSASDPHPTAPENPTQPSGITDDLEQLLAVLPPSIRQTLSQHPQRNYLVEVVMDLGRQPEARFPQQTEYLSEDVVSQADLDYCIERVGSFSGDNRAGIERTLHRISAIRNRQGTIIGLTCRVGRAVFGTIGMIRDLVETGKSILMLGRPGVGKTTALREIARVLADDLNKRVVIIDTSNEIAGDGDIPHPALGRARRMQVAKPELQHQVMIEAVENHMPEVIVIDEIGTELEALAARTIAERGVQLVGTAHGNRIENLIKNPTLSDLVGGIQSVTLGDDEARRRGSQKSVLERKAPPTFDIAVEMLERQRWVVHEQVSDTVDNLLRGRLPVMQVRAVDDQGKVEITEEVQSPSNPEISTYRRSRPSASLGSEVPQVRGWRASGQMLPLQTQGRSRTVRSVPAAALPSMRSPEHQQFDQLLQESLSDRTLEDEDEALVGMPTGPNGEDLPLHVYPYAVSRQHLDQIIHTLNLPIVITKDLDHADAVLALRSHLKNHSKLKHMAQVRQLAVYAVKSNTMPQIIRALKRMLKLDDQGINEPINLNLFSRSGDGDEIEALEEARLAVEQIVIPKGQPVELLPRSAKVRKMQHELVEHYRLKSSSFGDEPNRRLRIYPA
- a CDS encoding LdpA C-terminal domain-containing domain: MINLYYPLRSLKEGHWFKLICGASFQHLPAIQNLVLAYALAGADCIDVAADAAVVAAAREALDRAGHLVDAQWQRGDRPWVRPLLMVSLNDGDDPHFRKAVFDPNTCPSDCPRPCEAICPAQAIAFTPAQSGVIAERCYGCGRCVPICPFDTISTQFYRFSPADLLPLVLSGIDAIEIHTQVGRRDAFETLWQAIAPVIPHLSLVAVSCPAGDGIENYLRSLYAVMQPQPPVVIWQADGRAMSGDIGDGTTHATLRLGQKLLAAELPGYVQLAGGTNGYTVEKLRSLHLLPPLSPTPSDRAPSKAIAGVAYGSYARTLLSPVLDTLDAIVQERASPSVIPESGDGGAIAQLASTPAYLEQYPALLNQAMTLIDTLISPLKGPGGPDQMQLGKRSPYVAKL